The DNA window GGGACTGATCTTCCTGGGCGGCTTCCTCTATTTCGGGCACTGGCAGGCGGTGATGGTCAAAGAGAACCGCGCGCGAAGCGACGTCGATCGTGAGAACCTGACTCTTTTGCGGGAAAGCATCGAGGAGCTCACTGCGGCGATCCGCGCCGGACTGACTCCGTCTAATGGGGCAGCCGTCGCGGATGTCCGAACCCCGGTCGCGACCGGTCTGGTTGCGACCGCGAACGGATCGATGATGCACCGGCCGAACTGCGTCGCCGTCGTGGGCAAGGACGGTGTCAGAACGGTGACGGAGGCCGATGGGCTCAAGGCGTGCGGGATCTGCCGCCCGCTCGAGCAAGACGCGATGTTCCAGTGACGCTTCTGGAGGTCAGAGACGTCGACGTGCACTTCGGCGGCGTCAAGGCGTTGCAGGGCGTGAGCCTTGCAGCCGAGGAGGGCACCGTCACCGGCCTGATCGGACCCAACGGCGCGGGCAAGACCACGCTCTTCAACGTCATTTGTGGCCTACAGGAGGCCGACCGGGGGCAGGTCCTGCTCGGCGGCCAGGACATCGGGACCAGGCGGGCCTACCAGCGCGCCCGTCTCGGTATCGCACGGACATTTCAACGCCTGGAAGTGTTCGGTTCCCTCACCGCACGTGACAACATCCTCGTCGCCGCCGAGGTGCACCGCTCCTGGACGCGGACGCGCTATGACCCGAAGGAAGTAGCCGAGCAGATCCTCGAACGGGTGGGCATTCGCAACGTCGCCGACGAGCAAGTCGACTCTCTTCCGACCGGGCTCGCCCGGCTCGTTGAGCTCGGACGAGCTTTGGCGACGCAACCCAGGCTTCTTCTTCTCGACGAACCGTCGTCCGGTTTGGACGAGTCGGAGTCCGAGGACTTCGGTCGGCTCCTTCGCGATCTTGCGTCCGAGGGTCTCGGCGTCCTTCTCGTGGAGCACGACATAGATCTGGTCATGTCGGTCTGCTCGACGATTCATGTCCTGGATTTCGGTTCAATACTTGCGGTGGGAAGCCCCGGCCAGGTCCAGGCCGACGAACGGGTGAAGGCGGCCTATCTGGGGGTGGAAGCCGGCGTCGAGCTGCCCGCGGCCGGGGCGTAGCACTCGCGTCTCCGACTCCTCGCCCGTCCGAGCGAGCCAGTGTTATCCTCTATAACGCGTTCTAATTTTGGGAGGAGCCGGTGAAGACCGAGATTTGCGAGATGCTCGGGATCGAGTTCCCGATCTTCGCGTTCACCCATTGCCGCGACGTGGCCGCGGCGGTCAGCCGGGCAGGCGGGATGGGCGTTCTTGGCGCGCTCGCGTTCTCGCCGGAGCAGCTGGAGATCGAGCTGTCGTGGATCGACGAGCACTGCGGGGGCAAGCCGTACGGGGTCGACGTGGTCATGCCGGTCAAGAGCGCCGACCGGGAGGCCGGCCTGCACGACGAACGCCAGCTTGCCGATCAGCTGCGGGGAATGATCAGCCAGGCGCACTGGGATTACGTCGAGAAGATCCTCGCCGACCACGGAGTCCCGCCCCTGCCGGAGGAGCAGGACTCAGGTTCCGCCGGTGACCCGCTCAGCTCGGGAGTGCTCGGTTGGACCGAGGCGACGGGAACGCCGCTGATCGACGTTGCGCTGGCCCACCCGATCTCCCTGCTGGCCAGCGCGCTCGGACCCCCTCCGAAGGAAGCCATCGACCGCGCTCACGACCAGGGAGTCAAGGTCGCCGCCCTCATAGGCCGCGTCGAGCAGGCGGTCCGGGACGTTCAGAAAGGCGTGGACATCATCATCGCCCAGGGGTACGAAGCGGGCGGTCACACCGGAGAAGTGGCGAGCATGGTTCTCGTCCCTGACGTCGTCGACGCGGTCGCGCCCGTGCCCGTTCTGGCCGCTGGAGGCATCGCCACGGGCCGGCAGATGGCCGCGGCGATGGCCCTCGGCGCCCAGGGCGTGTGGACCGGCTCGATCTGGCTGACAGTCACCGAGGCAAACACCAGCGACATCGCTCTCGACAAACTCCTCGCAGCAACCTCGAGCGACACGGTCCGGTCGCGCGCCCTCACCGGAAAGCCAGCCCGTCAGCTCCGCACCGCCTGGACCGAGGCCTGGGAGGCGCCCGAGTCGCCCGGCACGCTGCCGATGCCGCTTCAGTTCATTCTGAACAACTACGCCATGCGCAGAATTCAGCGTTCCGGCAATCGGGAACTGACGGGCATGCCGGTCGGCCAGGTGGTCAGCCGGATGAACAACGTCCGACCCAGCAAGGACCTGATCTACGACATCATCGAGGAGTACATCGACACGATGAACCGGCTGTCAACAACTGTTGACGCCGGCTAAGCGGGCCAGGCCCGTGCGACGGCCAGGCGTGGGGTTGGGGTCCCCACGCTCTGGAGGAGGATGGGCTTTGGGGCCCCATCCGGGGTCATGTCAGAGCCATTGCCGCGTACAGCGCAATACCGGTCGCCATCGCCGGCTCATCGATGACCATCCGGTTGGAGTGGTTCGGCGCGGGCCGCTCGACCCCCGGCGGCCAGGCGCCGAGGATCGCCATCGCTCCCGGCACGGCCTGTAGGAGATACGAGAAGTCCTCCGCTCCCATCGCCGGACTGGGCATCGGCACCGCCCTGTCGCCGATTAGTCCCCGGGCCACAGAAAGGGTTCGTTCGGCGGCTTCGCGGTCGTTGACCGTGACCGGGTAGTTGAGCTCGACCATCTCGACGGTCGCTCGGCAACCGTGCGCGGCGGCGACGTTCTCCGCAACCTGTTTGATCAAGCCGATTGCGAGAGTTCTCGTCCCCTCGGACACCGCTCGAACCGTCCCTTCGCATTCCACGATCTCGGGGATGACGTTGAAAGCGGTACCGGCCTGGACCTTGGTCACCGTCACGACCGCAGGGTCGAAGGCAGGCACGCGCCGGGTGACCATCGCTTGGAGCGCGGTCACGATCTCGCACGCGACCGGGACCGGGTCGCACGCGTCATGCGGCATCGAGGCGTGGCCGCCCGCGCCGGTGACCGTGATCCGGAACTCGTCCGACGAGGCCAGGATCGTGCCGGGCCGGCAGGTGACGAACCCGCTCGGGACGATCGACGAGATGTGGATCGCGAAAGCTCGGTCAACCTTTCCGTTGGCGGTGAGCAGTCCCTCGTCGAGCATGACCTTGGCGCCGCCGTGGCCCTCCTCGCCTGGCTGAAACATCAGGATGACCTTGCCGCGAAGGTCTTTGCGGTGGTCGTGCAGAACCCTTGTCGCCCCGAGGAGCATCGCTACGTGCGCGTCGTGGCCGCACGCGTGCATCTTCCCGTCAACTTCCGAAGCGAACGGTAGGTCGGTGTCCTCGGGCATTTCGAGAGCGTCCATGTCCGCTCGTAGCAGCGTCGTCGGGCCCGGCTGGTCACCCTCGATCACGCTGACCACCGACGAAAGGGTATGTCCCGTGGTAGCGCCGACCCCCATCGAGTCGAGCTCCTCGAGAATCAGTTCCTGGGTGCGCGGGAGCTCCAGCCCCGTCTCGGGATGCGAGTGGATGCGCCGCCGGAGGGCCACGGCCTGATTCAGGATCCGCCCCGCGTCTCCGAGGAGCCCCGTGTCGACGGTGCTCTCCCGGGCGTCACCCGCTGGTTTGTCAACGGTGTGGCTCACATGGGTGATCCTAGAGTTGCCGGATGGACTTCTCTAGCTTCCAGCAGCTCGCGTTCGAGCGGCACGACCGCGGGATCCTCCAGATCACCATCAACCGCCCGGAAAAGTACAACGCAACCGACGAAACGCTTCACACCGAGCTGGCGAAGGTATGGCTGGATGTCGACGCCGACTCCGACACGCGGGTCGCGGTGATCACCGGTGCAGGGAAGGCGTTCTCGGCTGGAGGGGACTACGGGATGATCGGCCGCATGGTCGGTAATTACGAGAGGGTCACCGAGATGCTTACCGAGATGGCCGACATGGTCTACAACGTCCTGAACTGCTCGAAGCCGATCGTGTCTGCGATCAACGGCGCCGCGGTCGGCGCCGGCCTGGTGGTCGCGCTGACCGCGGACATCTCGATCTGCGCCGAGGACGCGGTTCTCGGGGACGGCCACGTAAAGCTCGGTGTCGCCGCCGGAGATCACGCGGCCATCATCTGGCCGCTTCTGGCCGGCATGGCCAAGGCGCGTTACTACCTTCTGACGGGGGAGATGCTTACCGGCGCCGAGGCCGAACGCATCGGAATGGTGAGTATGTGCGTGCCGAGCGACCAGGTCTTGCCCAAGGCGATGGCCGTGGCGTCGACGCTCGCAGAAGGATCGCAGCTGGCGTTGCGGTTCACCAAGAAGGCGCTCAACAACTGGGTCAAGCAGGCGGGACCGATCTTCGAACAGTCGGCCGCCTACGAAATGCTCACGTTCATGGGGCCGGACGTGGCCGAGGGCTTGGCAGCGCTGCAGGAGCGGAGGTCGCCTCGTTTCCCGTCGGGTCAATGAGTTCTGACCAGCCTGGCGCTCCCGTCGCGGGCGATCTCAACGAGCTGTTCGATCTCGAACGGATCGACGCCGATCTCTTCCGCGGTTTGAACGAGAAGACCGCTCCCGCCCGCCCGGCGCTCTTCGGCGGGCAGGTCGCCGGGCAGGCCTTGCGAGCGGCTTCGCTCACGGTGCCCGAAGGGAGGATGCCCAACTCGTTCCACGGATACTTCCTCCGCCCCGGTCAGTGGCAGCATCCGGTGATCCTCAAGGTGGATCGCGACCGCGACGGGAGGTCTTTTTCCGCCAGGCATGTGAGCGCCGTGCAGGAGGGCAAGGTCATCTTCAGCGCGCTCGCCTCGTTCCACATTCACGAAGAAAGCCCTGACTTCTCGCAGCCCCTTCCCCCCGCCGCCGATCCGGACGATCTTCCGGCCGAGCGCGCACTTGTGTCGATGTTCGCGTCGGCGTTCGAGTTTCGTCCTTACCCGCCGGTGCGGCCGTACGGCCCGGAGGACTATCCGCTCCCTGCGAGGGTCTGGGCAAAATCGACGGTGCGACTCCCGGACGATCCGGTGCTCCATGCTTGCGCGCTCGCATACCTGTCCGACATCGGTTCAGGATTCGCGGACGGCGAGTTGGAGCAGTTTCCCCGCGGCGGGCCGAGCATCGACCATGCGATGTGGTTCCATCATCCCGCTCGCGTCGACGAGTGGATCCTGCTTTGGATGTGGCCGCTCAAGGCCGGCGGAGCGCGCGGCCTGTATGCCGGGACCGCGCATGACACGGCCGGACGTCTTCTTGCCGTCTTCAACCAGGAGATGATCTTCGGCCGGGTACGTCCGCCCCCGAACCCCCCGTCCGTCTAGGCCGGAGCGACCCGACCGTAGACCGTCGTCCTCTCCTCGAGGGTTCTGCCGAGCGGTTCGACGATCTCGCGAAAGCCTTGTTCGTCCATGCCCTGCCCATGGCTCGCGCCCGCAGCGCGCGAGATGTTCTCGTTCATGAGGGTCCCGCCGAGGTCGTTGACGCCGGCCATGAGCAACTGGCGGGCTCCGTCGGGGCCGAGTTTGACCCAGGAAGCCTGGATGTTGTCGATCAATCCGTGGTACGCGATGCGCGCGACAGCGTGCATGAGAACCACTTCGCGCCAGGTCGGGCCTCGTCTGGCCTTACGCTGCAGGTATATCGGCGCGGCCATGTGGACGAACGGGAGCCCGACGAACTCGGTGAACCCGCCCGTTTCCTTTTGGAGCTCCCTCGTCCTGACGATGTGACGAGCCCAGTGGACCGGACTCTCGATCGAACCGAACATGATCGTGATGTTCGACCGCAAACCGACCGAGTGTGCGGTGCGGTGCGCCTCCAGCCACTCGTCCGTGGTGATCTTGTCGGGACAGAGAACCGCCCGTACTTCGTCGTCGAGGATCTCGGCCGCGGTACCCGGCAGCGTTCGAAGCCCCGCGTCCATCAAACGCGTCAAGTATTCCGCGAGCGGCTCACGCAACCGCCGAGCACCCTCGGTCACTTCGAGCGCCGTAAACCCGTGCACGTGAATCGAAGGAGCGGCCGCCTTCACCGCCTTGGTGACGTCGATGTAATAGTCCCCGTCGAAGTCGGGATGGATCCCGCCCTGCAGACAAACCTCGGTCGCGCCCAACTCCCACGCTTCGGCCGCTCTCTGTGCGATGTCGTCGAGGGTGAGCAGGTAGGGGGTTCCCCTCAGATTGAGCGACAAAGGACCCTTGGAGAATCCGCAGAAACGGCACTTGAACGTGCAAACGTTGGTGTAGTTGATGTTGCGGTTGCGGACCCACGTGACGACGTCTCCGACCGAGTCGCGGCGGAGATCATCTGCAAGCTCTGCGACAGCCGATACCTCCGGACCTCGCGCGCTGAACAAGGCAACCAGTTCCTCGACATCCGGCTCCTCTCCGGCCCGAACGCCGGCCAGCACATCCGAAACCGCTCCGGACGCGCGAGGCCTACCCGGAAGCAAAACAGGCGGATCGACGTCCGCGCCGGAGTACCACTGCGTGGATCGCCGGCCGACTAGAACTACCTCTGCTCCGTCCCCCACGTTCTTGTACTCGCCCACCTTCTGCGGGAACGCCGAGCCGGGATCGTCTCGCGCGAGTCCTTCCGCGTCGCTGCGGTCCAGAACCGGGAACCGCATCTGATCGTCCAGCCACGCCTCGGGCTTCGACGCGTACTCGGGATAGATGGTCAACCGCGGCACGAGTGCGAGGCCTCGTGACTCGGTTGCGTCGCGGAGCAGGTCCAGCGCCGGCCACGGCCTTTCAGGGTTGACGTGATCGGCGGTGATGGGGGACACGCCACCCCAGTCGTCGATTCCCGCGTCGAGTAGAACGGCGAAATCGTCGGACAGGTTCGGCGGCGCCTGGAGGTGTATGTCGGGAGGAAGTATGAGGCGGGCGAGCGCGATGGCGTCGACGAAATCCTCTTGTGAGCACGCTGGGGCTCGGTGCATAGCGGTCCCGCGCTTCGGGAGGAAGTTCTGGACGATGACCTCCTGCACGTGCCCGTGGCGGGCATGGCTGGCGGCGATCGCTTCGAGTGCGGCGACGCGGTCGGCCCGGTCCTCGCCGATGCCGACGAGGATCCCCGTCGTGAACGGAATGCGCAGCTTGCCCGCGGCATCGAGGGTGGCCAGCCGGCGGTCGGGCTCCTTGTCGGGTGAGCCCTTGTGGGCGTCCAGGTCGGGTCGCAGCGACTCGACCATCATTCCCTGGCTGGCCGTGACCGCTCGAAGCTGGGCGAGCTCCTCCGGAAAAAGGGCGCCGGCGTTGGCGTGGGGCAGCAGCCCGGTCTCTTCGATCACCAGGCGGCACATCGCTTCGAGGTAGTCGATGGTCGAGCGGTAACCGTTTTCGTCCAGCCAGCCGCGCGCCACCGGGTGCCTATCCTCGGGGCGCTCGCCGAGGGTGAAGAGGGCCTCGTGGCAGCCGGCTTCCGCACCTCGCCTGGCGATATCCAAGACCTGCTCAGACGTGAGGTAGGGCGACTCGATCCGAGCTGGTGCCTTGGCGAACGTGCAGTATCCGCATCGGTCCCGGCACAGCATGGTCAGCGGGATGAACACTTTTGGCGAATAGGTGACCCGGCTCCCGTGCGCCGCGTCGCGTACGGCCATGGCCGTCCTCAGCAACTCGTCGGGGGGAAGGTCAAGCAGCTCCTCGGAACCCATACGCTCGTGAACGCTACCGCCCGGCCGGGATATTTCAGGATGGCGGGGTCACGACCGCGACGAAAGCGCCGCGATCAGAGAGGCAGGCACGGGCGAAACCGTGCAGGACAGCTGAAGCGCCGACTGCCGGGTCGTCAGCTGCATCGGGCAAATCGGCACGACCGGGCTCCTGGCGAGGTTGAAGGACAACACCCGGTGCCCCACGACGTTGAAGCTGAGCGAGTCGCTTCCGGTCACCGTCACCGACACCGGGATGGGAACTCCGGCAACGCTCGCTGTCACCGTGTTCCCCGCGATGGTGACCGGGATTCCGGTAGCCGAAGTGATGTCCGAGGCGGTGATGATCAAGCTGGCGGTGGCGGACGAGATGGAGGTGACCCGAACCTTGTGGTGGTACAGAAGCTTCGACTTGTCGATGTGAACATCGCGGACATGGACGTCTACTCGATCGACGGTCAAGGGACCGATCGGGACACCACGCAGATCGACTGCGACACTTCGTGCGTCCCCGTCTACGAGGAGGTCGTAGAGGAACGGAAATGAGTTGATGCTGGACGAGGTGTTCTGCGCACCGGTGGACGACTTTGCCCGGCTTGCGATCTGATGCTCGGCGATTACGCGCGCCGCGATGTCCGCCCCGACGGCCAGGGCGACGATTACGACGATCGTGGTCAGGAACCCAAGCAGGAACACCCGTCGGAGCAAGACGCAGACTTTACGGGCCGCTGGCGCGTCCTGTAGTCGCGGCGCCGCGAGCGGGGCATCCTTGCGGTTAACGTCCTGCGAATGAACCCGACCCTCGCGAGGAAGACGTGGCGCACGTTGGAACCGGTCCACGGCATGATCTACTTCGTTCCCGAAGCGGGGGAGCGCTACGAGAAGATCGGCCTGAAGGGCAACCGGATGGGGTACTTCGCGTCTCGGGCCGCGGCGATGGGACCGGTCCCGGCCGAAGTAGTCATCGCCACCTTCTTCAACTTCTCTCCGGACCTGGTGCGGCGCGCGATACCGGCGGCGTGGGAACTTGCCCGAACCTCGGAGATCCTGGAATCGCGGCTCGAGGCGGCTGATGCCGCTCTGCGCCGAGGACTGGGCGCCGAACTGCTCGAGTCAAAAGGGCTTCGCGAGGCTGCGGATCTGGCCCGCACGGCTGCAGAGGCGGCGTCGACGATGCCGCAGGGCAGGCCCCTGTTCGCTGCCCACGCATCCCTTGCGTGGCCGGACGAACCGCATCTCGTCTTGTGGCACGCGCAAACTCTGCTGCGCGAGTACCGGGGTGACGGGCACATCGCTTCGCTTCTGGAGGCGGAGCTTGACCCGGTCGAGGCGTTGATCACCCACGCGGCGGCCGGCGAGGTGGACGTCAGGTTCCTTCGCCCCAGCCGCGCCTGGACCGACGAGGCGTGGGCCGCGGGTATTGACCGGCTCAGGTCCCGCGGGCTCATCGAGCCGGGCGATTCCGAAATTGGGTTCACCGAGGCCGGAGCTGAACTACGGCAAAGGGTCGAGGACCATACCGACCTTCTGAGCACCGCCGCATACGCCGCGATCGGCGAGGACGGATGCAACCGCCTGCGTGAGCTGGGCCGGCCGGTGAGTGTCGCCGTCGTGAACGGAGGCCTGCTCAACGTGGACCCCTCCAGGTTCGCCGAAGACGCCTGAGGCTCTCCCCTGGGTTGCCCGGCCGTTACCTGGGTAGCTGCTCGGCCATGGAACGCATGGACGTTGTTCCGCCTATTCCACGGCCCGACGACCCGCCGGTGAACCCGTTCCCTGAGCCGGACCCGATGCCACCGACCAAGCCGCCGCCAGAACCGTGGCCAGACCCCGAACCGGTACCGGAGCCGGAGCCGATGCCGTAGCGCGCCGTTTCGGTGGGGCGCGCAGCGGGTAACCGCGCGGCATGGCTACGGAACGGCAGAAGCAAGCGGCTCGACGGAACCTTGAGAAGGCCCGAAAAGTTCAGAGCGCCAGGGCCGAGGGCAAGAAGATCCCCAAGATGGCACCCGGTATGAGCACCCACGACGAGAATCGCCTTGATGACACCGACTTCGCGTTTCCCGACGAACGGAAGGAACCCCTGACCGACGCCGCCCACGTACGCAACGCTGTCGCCCGCTTCAACCAGGTCGAAGGGGTCACCGACGCGCAGCGCGACCGAGCCTGGAACCGGATCGTGGCGGCGGCGAAGAAGTTCGACATCGAACTCGGCGAGGGCGATTGGAGAGAGTTGACGACAACCTCGCACCGCTAAAGCCCCGGCTGTTGGGTTCCGGCTGGTGGCATGCGCCCGCGTTCGCGGACTCCTTCGGGCCGTAGATTCCCGAGGATGGGACAGTTTGCCGCCGGACGTCAGTTTGCCGGACGTCAGTTTGATGGTCAGGTCGTCCTCATTACCGGAGGAGCGCGCGGCCAGGGTCGCAGCCATGCGTTCAGCTTTGCCAGGGAGGGGGCGGACGTAGCCATTCTCGACCTCTGCCGGGATCTGGCCACCATCGACTACCGGCTCTCGTCGCCCTCCGACATGGATGAGACAGCTCGCCTGGTGGAAAAGGAGGGGGGTCGTTGTCTGGCCATCACCGCCGACGTCAGCAGTCTCTCGGAGACGGAGGCGGCAGTCGCGCGGACCGTGGACGAGCTCGGGCGGCTGGACGTGCTGATCGCCAAT is part of the Acidimicrobiales bacterium genome and encodes:
- a CDS encoding nitronate monooxygenase family protein, which codes for MKTEICEMLGIEFPIFAFTHCRDVAAAVSRAGGMGVLGALAFSPEQLEIELSWIDEHCGGKPYGVDVVMPVKSADREAGLHDERQLADQLRGMISQAHWDYVEKILADHGVPPLPEEQDSGSAGDPLSSGVLGWTEATGTPLIDVALAHPISLLASALGPPPKEAIDRAHDQGVKVAALIGRVEQAVRDVQKGVDIIIAQGYEAGGHTGEVASMVLVPDVVDAVAPVPVLAAGGIATGRQMAAAMALGAQGVWTGSIWLTVTEANTSDIALDKLLAATSSDTVRSRALTGKPARQLRTAWTEAWEAPESPGTLPMPLQFILNNYAMRRIQRSGNRELTGMPVGQVVSRMNNVRPSKDLIYDIIEEYIDTMNRLSTTVDAG
- a CDS encoding M20 family metallopeptidase; amino-acid sequence: MSHTVDKPAGDARESTVDTGLLGDAGRILNQAVALRRRIHSHPETGLELPRTQELILEELDSMGVGATTGHTLSSVVSVIEGDQPGPTTLLRADMDALEMPEDTDLPFASEVDGKMHACGHDAHVAMLLGATRVLHDHRKDLRGKVILMFQPGEEGHGGAKVMLDEGLLTANGKVDRAFAIHISSIVPSGFVTCRPGTILASSDEFRITVTGAGGHASMPHDACDPVPVACEIVTALQAMVTRRVPAFDPAVVTVTKVQAGTAFNVIPEIVECEGTVRAVSEGTRTLAIGLIKQVAENVAAAHGCRATVEMVELNYPVTVNDREAAERTLSVARGLIGDRAVPMPSPAMGAEDFSYLLQAVPGAMAILGAWPPGVERPAPNHSNRMVIDEPAMATGIALYAAMALT
- a CDS encoding enoyl-CoA hydratase/isomerase family protein, whose translation is MDFSSFQQLAFERHDRGILQITINRPEKYNATDETLHTELAKVWLDVDADSDTRVAVITGAGKAFSAGGDYGMIGRMVGNYERVTEMLTEMADMVYNVLNCSKPIVSAINGAAVGAGLVVALTADISICAEDAVLGDGHVKLGVAAGDHAAIIWPLLAGMAKARYYLLTGEMLTGAEAERIGMVSMCVPSDQVLPKAMAVASTLAEGSQLALRFTKKALNNWVKQAGPIFEQSAAYEMLTFMGPDVAEGLAALQERRSPRFPSGQ
- a CDS encoding DUF6582 domain-containing protein, with amino-acid sequence MATERQKQAARRNLEKARKVQSARAEGKKIPKMAPGMSTHDENRLDDTDFAFPDERKEPLTDAAHVRNAVARFNQVEGVTDAQRDRAWNRIVAAAKKFDIELGEGDWRELTTTSHR
- a CDS encoding DUF2993 domain-containing protein, which encodes MLRRVFLLGFLTTIVVIVALAVGADIAARVIAEHQIASRAKSSTGAQNTSSSINSFPFLYDLLVDGDARSVAVDLRGVPIGPLTVDRVDVHVRDVHIDKSKLLYHHKVRVTSISSATASLIITASDITSATGIPVTIAGNTVTASVAGVPIPVSVTVTGSDSLSFNVVGHRVLSFNLARSPVVPICPMQLTTRQSALQLSCTVSPVPASLIAALSSRS
- a CDS encoding bifunctional FO biosynthesis protein CofGH; this translates as MGSEELLDLPPDELLRTAMAVRDAAHGSRVTYSPKVFIPLTMLCRDRCGYCTFAKAPARIESPYLTSEQVLDIARRGAEAGCHEALFTLGERPEDRHPVARGWLDENGYRSTIDYLEAMCRLVIEETGLLPHANAGALFPEELAQLRAVTASQGMMVESLRPDLDAHKGSPDKEPDRRLATLDAAGKLRIPFTTGILVGIGEDRADRVAALEAIAASHARHGHVQEVIVQNFLPKRGTAMHRAPACSQEDFVDAIALARLILPPDIHLQAPPNLSDDFAVLLDAGIDDWGGVSPITADHVNPERPWPALDLLRDATESRGLALVPRLTIYPEYASKPEAWLDDQMRFPVLDRSDAEGLARDDPGSAFPQKVGEYKNVGDGAEVVLVGRRSTQWYSGADVDPPVLLPGRPRASGAVSDVLAGVRAGEEPDVEELVALFSARGPEVSAVAELADDLRRDSVGDVVTWVRNRNINYTNVCTFKCRFCGFSKGPLSLNLRGTPYLLTLDDIAQRAAEAWELGATEVCLQGGIHPDFDGDYYIDVTKAVKAAAPSIHVHGFTALEVTEGARRLREPLAEYLTRLMDAGLRTLPGTAAEILDDEVRAVLCPDKITTDEWLEAHRTAHSVGLRSNITIMFGSIESPVHWARHIVRTRELQKETGGFTEFVGLPFVHMAAPIYLQRKARRGPTWREVVLMHAVARIAYHGLIDNIQASWVKLGPDGARQLLMAGVNDLGGTLMNENISRAAGASHGQGMDEQGFREIVEPLGRTLEERTTVYGRVAPA
- a CDS encoding acyl-CoA thioesterase domain-containing protein, translated to MSSDQPGAPVAGDLNELFDLERIDADLFRGLNEKTAPARPALFGGQVAGQALRAASLTVPEGRMPNSFHGYFLRPGQWQHPVILKVDRDRDGRSFSARHVSAVQEGKVIFSALASFHIHEESPDFSQPLPPAADPDDLPAERALVSMFASAFEFRPYPPVRPYGPEDYPLPARVWAKSTVRLPDDPVLHACALAYLSDIGSGFADGELEQFPRGGPSIDHAMWFHHPARVDEWILLWMWPLKAGGARGLYAGTAHDTAGRLLAVFNQEMIFGRVRPPPNPPSV
- a CDS encoding ABC transporter ATP-binding protein: MTLLEVRDVDVHFGGVKALQGVSLAAEEGTVTGLIGPNGAGKTTLFNVICGLQEADRGQVLLGGQDIGTRRAYQRARLGIARTFQRLEVFGSLTARDNILVAAEVHRSWTRTRYDPKEVAEQILERVGIRNVADEQVDSLPTGLARLVELGRALATQPRLLLLDEPSSGLDESESEDFGRLLRDLASEGLGVLLVEHDIDLVMSVCSTIHVLDFGSILAVGSPGQVQADERVKAAYLGVEAGVELPAAGA